Part of the Vibrio celticus genome, GCTAATTGTGCTAATCAGCGGAACGCACAAACACCCGCTCGGTTAGTGCACCTTTTTTATGACCCTACGCAGTTTGTAGAAGTCATTATTTGACCGCCAATCGCCTGTAAACGGAAACACAGGCAGAGGAATATCAAATGAAACTTCTGTACACCCTAAATGAAAGACCTCCTCATGGGCTAACCCTCCTACTCGCACTGCAACACATGCTCGCCTCGATTGGTGGCATCGTCGCTGTTCCCCTTATTGTCGGCGCTTCTATCGGCCTACCTAACACAGAGATCGTCTCGCTGATCAACGCTGCGCTACTGGCATCCGGTATTGTGACCGTCGCTCAATGTCTTGGTTTCGGCCCTGTAGGTATTCGACTGCCCATGGTGATGGGTTCGAGCTTTGCCTTTTTGGGTGTGGCCATTTCAATCGGTAACGAAGGTGGCGTCGCCGCAATCATGGGCTCAGCGCTTATCGGCTCGTTCGTGGTAATTGGTGCCAGCTTCTACATGGACAAGGTTCGGAAACTGTTTCCAACCGTGGTAAGTGGTGTTGTAGTTACCTTAATCGGTTTAACCATTTTACCGGTTGCCATGAATTGGGTCGGAGACTCTCCTGCCAACACGGAACAATTCGCAACCTTACCAAAGCTGTTTCTAGCCCTTGTATCGCTAGGCATCGTGGTCGGCGTATCGGTTTACTGTAAAGGCGCGGTTGCTGCTTCAGCTATCGTGATTGGTTTAGCGGGCGGCTACATTGTGGCGCTATCGCTTGGCATGGTCGACCTTGAGCAAATCAGCTCTGCCGCTTGGGTCGGTGGCCCAGAACCTTTCAAATACGGCTTCACCTTTTCTGCGAGTGCCATCATCAGTATGAGCTTGGTGTACATCGTGGTTATCGCCGAAGCGACCGGTGACTTCATGGCTCTGGGTAACAACGGCCAAACCCAAGTATCCGGTAAAGACTTAAAACGTGGTCTTCTAGGCGATGGCCTTGGCAGTACCTTATCTTCAATTTTAACGGCAATGCCATTGGCGTCGTTCAGTCAAAACGTCGGCATTGTGGGTATCACCGGTGTAGCGAGTCGTTATGTAGTGGCTGCAACCGGTGGTTTGTTGATTTTAGGTGGTTTATTCCCGAAATTAGCCGCCATTGCCGTCACAATACCTAAGCCTGTTTTGGGCGGTGTCGGTTTCGTGATGTTCGGTATGATCGCTTACGCGGGTATCCGCATGTTGATCAAGGCCGCAGACACCAAGCGAAATGCCTTGGTAATCTGTGTCGGTTTAGCGTCAGGTTTAGCTGTAACTTTCGAACCAAGATTGCTGCAACACTTGCCGCATGACCTTGCGAATTTTCTTCACTCTGGCATCACTACCGGTACTATCATGACGGTGCTATTGAACCTTGTTTTACCAAAGTCTTCACGAGCAGAAGAGCAAGAGGCACTGGCCGAAAGCCAAGCGCAAGTTGAGCTAGAAATGAAAGAGCAAGCTGAAGAAGAGTTACAGTCAAACGACCAATTAGAGATTCAGCAAGCAAGTACAGAAGCAGACGTTCAAGTGGCATCAGATAACCCTGAGCCCAAAGCGAACTAACTGGTTCACTGATTAACGTAAAACCGATTTCCGTAGGATCAGGGCTGATTAGAGCATTAAACGTTTTAACGACCCTGATTCGAATTTATCTATCAACAGCAAATACCAAATAAAGACCCTCTTCCCTGAAAAGGCTGAGATGGCTAAGGACTACTATGAATGGAAACCATCTGGATTAAGAATCCTCTCGCAATCTACACTGGCTCACTGGCTGATGCAGAAGGCGGAATTGTCATTAAAGGTAATACAATCATTGAGCTGGTTGGCAAACACAAAGAACCGACCTTACCCGTAGATTACAGCGTCGACGCCTCTCGTCATGTTGTGACCCCAGGGCTTATCAATGCGCACCACCACTTCTATCAAACCCTAACGCGAGCCTACCCCGGCGCACTGAATAAAGAGCTCTTCCATTGGCTACAAAGCCTCTACCCTGTTTGGGCCAACCTCGACTCGGAGATGATGAGCCTAGCTACAGAGCTAGCACTGGTTGAGCTAATGATGTCAGGCTGTACTACTGCATCCGATCACCACTACTTGCTACCTAATGGGCTTGAGCACGCTATTGATTTACAAGTCGAGGCCGCAGAGAAGCTGGGCGTTAGAGCCATATTCACACGTGGTTCAATGAGTCTTGGGGAAGATGAAGGTGGGCTACCTCCACGACACACCATTCAAACCGAACAAACCATCATTGATGACAGCCAACGCTTGATTCGTGATTACCACCAGCGTGATGAAGGGGCGATGATTCAAATCGCACTCGCGCCTTGTTCGCCATTCTCGGTCACCACCGATCTAATGAAAGAGACCGCCAAGATCAGTGAGCGTGAGAACGTAATGATGCACACCCACCTGTGCGAAACCTTAGACGAAGAAGACTTCTGTATTGAGAAGTTTGGCCTGCGCCCTGTCGATTACCTAGAAGATGTCGGCTGGCTGAATGAACGCACTTGGCTTGCTCATGGTATTCACTTCAACCCAGAAGAGATTAAGCGTTTGGGTAAAGCAGGGATAGGTATCAGCCACTGCCCAACTTCCAACATGATGTTGGCTTCCGGTATTTGTAAGAATAATGACCTCGAGGCCGCGGGTGTAAAGGTCGGGCTGGGTGTGGACGGTTCTGCTTCAAACGATGGCTCCAATATGATTGCCGAAGTGCGTATGGCGATGTATCTACAACGTCTGCAATATGGCTCGGCAAACGTATCTCACTTCGACGCACTGCGCTGGGCAACATCAGGCTCCGCACGAGCGATGGGCAGAACCGACATTGGAACGCTAGAGGTCGGTAAACAAGCCGACATCGCGATGTTCAAGCTCGATGATATTCGTTTCTCTGGCAGCCACGATCCACTTGCTGCACTGCTACTTTGTGGTGCTCAACAAGCGGATAAGGTGATGGTAGCCGGAAAATGGCGAGTTAATGATGGTGCCGTTATTGGCGTAGACATGGAACAGTTGATGCACCGCCACCATGCTGCTGCGATGAAGCTCGGTAAGCTGGCGATGAATAACTAGAGTTTCGATATTTTGAACTCACTGAAAACAAAAGGCCGACGTGATGTCGGCCTTTCTTGTTTATTCATTCTATTCGATTTTAGAAACCGATTTACGCTCTAATCCATCAAGCTCTTAGACTTAATCGCCTTCTTAGAAAGCTCTTTGGCAAAGGCTTTGATGTCAGTTTCAAACTCATCGACGCTTTGGCGGATTTCATCCAGTTGAACCGTCTGCATCACTCGGTTTTCCATTACGATTTGGCCGTTAACAATGGTGGTGTCGATGTTGCTTGGGTTCGCTTGGTAAACCAAAGTCGCGTATGGGTCGTAATTAGGCATCATGTTCGCCGATTGTGTCTCTACAATCACGATATCCGCCTTCTTACCCACTTCAAGAGAACCAATTTGATCTTCCATGTGTAGGGCTTTTGCACCACCTAAGGTCGCCATTTCAATAACCTGTTCAGGGATCATAATGGTGCGGTCTGAATGCTTTAAGCGCTGCATATTAGCTGCGTAACTTAGGGTGCGCATGATATCGACTTGGTTTGAGCTCATTGGGCCGTCTGTTCCTAAGCCAATACGCATGTCAGCACGGTACATCTCCCACGCAGGTGCAATGCCTGTCGCTCCTTTGGCGTTCGCCATTGGGTTGTATGAGATACCTGCATCTGCTTGTTTCAATAGCTTTTGGTCATTCTCTGAAAGGTGGATACCGTGAGCAATCACAACACGCTCATCAAGTACGCCGATTTCATCCATGTATTCAACTGGCGATGTCGCTTTGGTTTCGTCTTTGATGCGCTTTTCTTCATTCGGGAATTCAGCAACGTGAATCAACACAGGCACATCGTATTGAGCAGACAGTTTATTGATTTCTTGCAGCTTATCTTTGCTCACTGTGTACACCGCATGTGGTGCATAAGCAGGTGTGATTAACTCATCGTTTTTGTATTGTTCGATAAAACCCTTCGCATAATCAATTCCACCGTAAGGTTCTTTGGCATCGACCACCGGGAACTTAATCACGGTTTCGCCGAGCACGGCGCGTAAGCCGACTTCTTTGGTCGCCTTGGCCATTTCATCCATGTGGTAATACATATCGGCATAAGTGGTTACACCGCTTTGTGCTAATTCGATAGAGCCAAGCTTAGTTGCGTTGTAAATCAGTTCACGGCTTAGCTTTTCGGCTTCTAGAGGGAAGAAGTAAGCGAACAAGCGGTTCGAAATACCCTCTTCCCCTAAGCCACGAAACGCAATCATAGGTAAATGGTTGTGCGCGTTCACCATGCCTGGCATAACGACTCCGTCTTGAGCATCAATCACCTTTTCAGCGCGATATTGAGTGATCAAATCCTCGTTACCAACTGCGATAATCTGGTCGTTTTTCACTACCACAACACCATCTTCAATCACATCCATTTCTGAATTGATGGTGAGAACCTGTCCGTTGGTGATGATCAGATCTGCGTTGTATGTTTGCGTCGCGACCGTTGAACCGCAACCTGCAAGCAGAACTGCGCTGATGGTGCATGCCAAGCTTTTAAGCGTCATTGCTAAACCTTAATGTTGTGCGTGTAATATTGTTAGCGGCTGCATCTATAAGTTTCCAGCTTTTCGCTTTTCAGAAGAGTAAGTGCCGCCAATTTTCGCGATACTATAACCTGTCATTTAAATAAAATGGCATACCTGATCGAACCGAATTCAAGATAAATGGGTTATTGCACAACGGGTCACAAAAAGTGGCTTTACGCTTGTCGTCGCTCACACGCAAAAACAAAAAAGGCCTGCAATCGCAGACCCAAAAAAACGTTCAAATAACGTTAGCTTTTCACACCACAACCTTTAATTACCAACTGTGTGATGAACTCAGCGGCATCTTCATAGTCTTTATCATCGAGCTGGTCTTTCTGCATTACGCTGCAAATCTGCCAACCAAAATCGGCGTAGGTTTGGGTGGCTGCCCAGATGGTGAACATGAGGTGGTGTGCAGGAACGTCATCCATTAAGCCTTGCGCCGACCATGTCGAGAACTTATCAAGAATCATCTGGGATTGCTTATACAGCTCGTCACCAATCTCTTTCGGCAACACTTTCGCACCCGACATCACTTCATTGGCAAATACTTTAGAGGCATGTGGATGGTCACGAGAAATGATCAGCTTGGTTTGAATATACTGAGACAAGGCTTCAACAGGATCGCTGAGTTCTTCAATCGGACGAGACGCTTCTAGTAAGGGCTGAGTGACGGTTTCAAGCACAGCGTTGTAGAGCTTATCTTTGGAGCTGAAATAGTAGAATACGTTGGGTTTGGGAATATCGGCCGCTTTTGCGATATCGGCCATTTTTGTTGCGGCATAACCATGAGTAGCGAATTGTTCACACGCGACTTCGATGATTAAATCTTGATTCTTTTGTCTGATCCTAGACATATTGCATCCTTTACAGCTCGTTACTGAAATCATAGTAATCAACGTGCTTCATTAGTCCAGAAGATAATCTCAGAACTCAAGGTCACCGCATTGATAACAATAAAATGGCCGCTCTATTTGTTAAGAAGCGACCATTCCATACCGTGTTTATGAACTGTTCAAGTTAAAGAATCAATATTGCGCGGAAGTCATTCACATTTGTCAGCGTCGGCCCCGTGGTAAGAAGCACATCGACTTGCTTGAAGAAATCGTAGCTGTTGTTGGCATCGAGGTAGTCTTGCGCTTTAAGCGACAAGCTCGAACCTAGTTGCCATGTTTGTGGGGTAATCCACGCACCCGCATTGTCTTCCACGCCATCAATCCCGTCGGTATCGGCGGCCAATGCAAATATGTTGTCTTGGCCTTTAAGCTCATTATACAAGCTCAATAAGAACTCACAGTTACGCCCACCGCGACCATTGCCTTTAACGGTTACTGTGGTTTCGCCACCGGAAAGTATCACGCAAGGCGTCGCAAATGGGTGCTTGTGATTGGCCACTTGCTTAGCCAACGCTGCGTGAACTTTCGCGACATCTCGCGCTTCCCCCTCTATACAATCACTCAACACATAGGCGGGAATGCCTAAGCCTTCAGCCTCTGCAGCAGCGGATTCCAATGCTGACATCGGGGTGGCGATAATATGGTGTTCGGCGTTTTTCCAGCACTCATCATCCGGCTTTACCGTTTCTGACTCTGGGTTGTTCAACCATTCGAATGCCGAAGGTGGTGTTTCAATTCGATAGCGTTCTAAAATTGCCATCGCATCAAAACGCGTGGTGGTGTCGGGTACGGTTGGGCCCGATGCAATCACACTGATGTCATCGCCCGGCACATCTGAAATCGCCAAAGAGACCACTCTTGCTGGGTAAGCAGCTTTCGCTAATCTCCCACCTTTGATCGAAGATAAATGCTTACGAACGCAGTTAATCTCATCAATAGCGGCGCCCGATTTAAGCAACGCTTTATTGATTTGTTGCTTCTCTGCCAAGCTGATGTCGCCACCGGGTAGACTTAGTAATGCAGAGCCGCCTCCAGACAGTAGGCAAATCACTGTGTCGTCGGCACTCAAGCCACTCACCAATTGCAGCATGCGCTGGCTCACTTCTAAGCCCATCGCATCTGGCACAGGATGCGCTGCTTCAATCACTTCGATATGTTCGCAAGGGGCAGTGTGCTCATAACGAGTCACCACCAAGCCTTCAAGGTCACGCAGTGCAAGGTCTTGTTGTTTCTTTGCCTGCCAAACCTCTTCAAGTTCTGCTGCCATTGACGCGGCTGCTTTTCCTGCTCCTATAACGACAGTTCGCCCAGCTTGGTTAGCAGAGCGATAAAAAATGTCTTGAGGAAGAAAAGGTTCGATGTGATTTTTGGGTAGCGCCTGATTAACAGCACTTGAGAAAAGGGTTTGCAGAAACTGCTTAGCATCAATGTCCATCAGCCACTCCTTAGTTGACGGAGAAAAAAGAATCCCGATACAAGGCCAAAGGGTGCCTGCTAAGATCAAGTTGGAAAGGAACAACTTCAACCTCTGCCTCGTATCAGGAACGCGTATAAAAGGAGACGAAACTACGCGATTTATAAACAAACTGTTGGGCTACGAATCGATAGCAGCCCTAATTAACGGATAATCGGTTGATTGATTAACCACTAAACGGATAAACCGTTAACTAGATTAACGAATCGAGTGGTCAGAGCGTTTCTCTATCGCTTGGATAAGCGCAGAGTGGTCCCAACCTTCGCCGCCCATTTCGGCACACTCGCCAAACAACTCCTGAGCATTAGCCGTATTCGGCAGTGCAACACCTAACTCTTGTGCGCCCGTTAGTGCTAAGTTCAGATCTTTTTGGTGAAGCGAGATTCTAAAGCCAGGGTCAAAGGTGCCTTCAACCATACGCTCACCGTGCACTTCCAATATCTTAGAGTTAGCAAAACCGCCTAGTAGCGCCTGACGAACTCGTGCTGGATCGGCACCGGCTTTTGAAGCAAAAACTAACGCTTCAGACACGGCTTCGATATTCAGAGCAACGATGATCTGGTTAGCCACTTTACACGTTTGACCTGCACCGTTATCACCCACCAGCGTGATGTTCTTACCCATGATTTCAAATAGCGGACGGGCTTTATCAAAGGCGTCTTGCTCACCGCCCACCATGATAGTCAGCGCTGCATTGATAGCGCCCACTTCACCACCTGAAACCGGAGCATCAAGGTATGAAGCGCCGCCTTCGTTGATTCGCGCTGCAATGGCTTTGGTCGCGATTGGTGAGATAGAACTCATATCGATAACCAGTTTTCCAGTTGCGCCGCCCGCCGTTAAGCCTTTCTCAACGCCGCTGTCACCAAACAGGACATCTTCGACTTGAGGGGTATTCGGCACCATTAGGATAATGATATCTGCTGCTTCAGCCGCTTCCGCTGGTGAGTGGCAGACCGTTGCACCCGCTGCCACAAGGTCGGCAGGCGCTGCATTAAAGTGGTCCGACAGAATCAAATCGTGACCTGCTTTTTGAAGGTTACTCGCCATAGGTTTACCCATGATGCCAGTTCCGATAAATGCAATTTTAGACATGTTGTTCTCCTTAACGTTTGAAGGTTACCAGACGCAATTAACGGTACTGGTGCAGCCAACCAAGGCCTTCTGTCGTTGTTGTTTTCGGCTTATATTCGCAGCCAACCCAACCTTGATAGCCAAGTTCATCAAGATAATTGAGCACGAATGGGTAATTGATTTCGCCAGTACCCGGTTCGTGTCGGCCTGGATTATCCGCCAGTTGCACGTGTGCGATTTGGCCAATGTTCTGCTGCATGGTCGGCGTAAGATCGCCTTCCATAATTTGCATGTGATAAATATCGTATTGGATAGAAAGGTTATCGCTCCCAACCTCTTTGATGATCGCTTTGGCTTGCTCTGTGGTGTTTAAGAAGAAGCCCGGAATATCACGGGTATTGATCGCCTCTATCACTAGGCTGATGCCTTCTGCTGCTAGCGCGTTCGCCGCGTAATGCAGGTTAATCACAAACGCCGAGTGCGCATCTTGTTGGGTAACACCTTGCGGAACAATCCCGGCCAAGCAATTCACTTGAGTACAACCGAGCGCTTTTGCGTAAGCGATGGCTTTAGGTACACCCGCTTGAAACTCTTCTACTCGTGCAGGGTCGACCGCGATACCACGGTCGCCAGCGTCCCAATCACCCGCGGGCAGGTTAAATAGCACTTGCTCTAGGTTATTAGCATCGAGCTTGGCTTTGATTGCCTGAGCATCAAAGGCGTAAGGGAAAAGGTATTCCACACCTTGAAAGCCCGCTTCTGCGGCGGCTTCAAAGCGGTCCATAAAATCAACTTCCGTGAATAACATTGACAAGTTTGCTGCAAATTTTGCCATGACTCTGTCCTTATTCTTTATTTTTGAAAATCTGGTTATTTGTAGTAGAGCCTCGCTCTATTGGAGGCTTTTCCGTAGAGCTAAACCTCAACTCTACGGATACACATGACTTAATGATTACTTGTACGCTAGCGCCGTTGGGGCATCGCCACGGCTTTCAGCAAGTGGCTCAAATTCGTTAATAGCGTTGATCTCAACGCCCATCGCTATGTTGGTTACTCGCTCAAGAATCAGCTCAACAACAACAGGTACTTTATGCTTGTTCATCAGCTCTTTTGCTTGCTCAAACGCAGCGGCAATTTGCTCTGGTTCACGAACTCGAATCGCCTTACAGCCTAGGCCTTCAACAACGGCAACATGATCAACACCGTAGCCTTCAAGCTCTGGCGCGTTCTGGTTATCGAACGCTAGTTGTACACAATAGTCGATATCAAATTGGCGCTGTGCTTGGCGAATCAATCCTAAGTACGAGTTGTTCACCAACACATGAATGTATGGCAGGTTGAATTGAGCACCTACCGCCAGTTCTTCGATCATAAATTGGAAATCGTAGTCACCAGAGATAGCAACGATATCGCGATCTGGATCGGCCGCTCGTACACCCAATGCGGCGGGTGTTGTCCAACCCAATGGGCCAGCCTGACCACAGTTGATCCAGTTACGCGGCTTATAAACATGCAGGAACTGGGCGGCAGCAATTTGCGACAAACCAATCGTGCTCACATAACAAGTGTCACGACCAAATGCCTTGTTCATCTCTTCATAAACACGCATCGGTTTCATTGGCGCTTCATCGAAATTGGTTTTACGCAGCATGGTCGATTTGCGTTCCTGACACTCACTTGCCCAAGCATTTCGGTTTGGCAGCTTGCCAGCGTCACGCCACTCTTGCGCCACTTCAACCATCAGCTCTAGCGCTGCTTTCGCATCAGAGACAATACCTAAATCTGGACAGAACACGCGGCCGATTTGGGTCGGTTCAATATCAACGTGAACAAACTTACGACCTTCGGTGTAAACATCCACAGAGCCAGTGTGACGGTTTGCCCAGCGGTTACCGACACCAAACACAAAATCAGAGTTGAGCATGGTTTCGTTACCGTAACGGTGAGACGTTTGTAGCCCCACCATACCTGCCATTAAGTCATGATCATCTGGGATAGAGCCCCAGCCCATTAAGGTTGGGATCACTGGCACACCGGTGATTTCGGCGAACTGTTGTAACAATTCAGATGCGCCAGCATTAATCACGCCACCACCCGATACAATCAGCGGCTTTTCCGATTGAGACATCATGGTTAATGCTTTCTCAACCTGCGCGCGGGTTGCTTGTGGTTTGTAAGGTTCTAGCGGTTCATAGGTATCGATATCAAATTCAATTTCAGCCAGCTGAACATCAATCGGTAGATCAATCAGGATTGGACCCGGGCGACCCGAACGCATCAAATGAAAGGCTTTTTGGAATGCGCGTGGCACTTGTGCAGGTTCCAGCACCGTGGTTGCCCACTTAGTCACTGGTTTAGCGATAGATTCAATGTCGACCGCTTGGAAATCTTCTTTATGAAGACGAGCACGTGGCGCTTGGCCGGTAATGCATAGAATTGGAATCGAATCTGCAGTCGCAGAATAAAGACCCGTGATCATGTCCGTTCCCGCAGGACCAGAAGTACCAATACACACACCTATATTGCCTTGATTAGTGCGCGTGTACCCTTCAGCCATATGGGATGCACCCTCTACGTGACGAGCTAAGACGTGGTCGATTCCTCCGAGCTTTTTCATAGCCGCATACATAGGATTAATTGCTGCGCCGGGAACACCAAATGCGATGTCTACACCTTCACGTTTAAGCACCTCTACCGCTGCTTCAATCGCTTTCATAATTGCCATTCGAACCTCCAGTTCAGATTGTATACAATTAAACTAACTTTTGTGTACTATGAACCATCCTCGCCATTTATCAACCCCAAAATGAAACAATTTAGTTACATACCGCTGCCATTCTGAGTAAGCACCCACCCTTAAAAGCTTACAATTCATTGCTTTACATAAAATATCTTTACGTGAAAATAAATCACAAAAAGATCAAATGATAAATAAATGTTAAACACCCTTTGCTTGTTTACAATTTATGCAATATAAATATCCTTAAAAAGAGCATTTTGTATACAAAATGACATCGTATTGTTCAAAGGAGACAACAATGATGAATGACGTAAAAGAGAGAGAAGAAGTACAGTGTATGCAGGTACTCGGGAATATGGACAACTCCGAGTACAAAGAGATCTTGTCTAAAGATGCATTAAAATTCTTAGAAGCTCTCGTCAATAAGTTTGGAGATCGCCGTCATGCCCTGCTAAGTGACCGCGACACAAAACAAGCTCAGTATGACGAGGGAGAGCTACCCAATTTCAGAAAAGACACCATTTCCATTCGTCAGAATAAAGAGTGGAAGGTGGCAACGCCTCCACCAGAACTGCTTGATCGCCGCGTAGAGATCACCGGGCCTATCGAAAGAAAGATGGTGATCAACGCGCTAAACTCAGGCGCGAAAGTCTTCATGTGCTGCTTTGAAGATGCGTCTTCTCCTACTTGGGCCAATATGGTCGAAGGGCAAATCAACCTAAGAGATGCCAACCTTGGCACCATTAGTTACTTCGATGAAAAGAAGCAGAAGCGTTACCAATTAAACGACGATCCTGCACTGCTTATCGCACGCCCACGAGGGATCCACCTTCCTGAGCAATCCATCCAATTCAACAATCAGCCTATCGGCGGTTGCTTGATGGACTTCGCCTTGTACTTTTTCCACAACTATCAATCACGTGCACAACAAGGTTTAGGGGTTTACTACTACATTCCAAAACTTGAAAGCATGGAAGAAGCACAATGGTGGGACGATATTTTCAGCTTCACCGAAAACTATTTCCAAGTACCCAAAAGCACCATTCGCGCGACAGTATTGATCGAAACGCTACCAGCCGTGTTCCAGATGGAAGAGATCTTGTACGCAATGCGTGATCATATCGTGGCGATGAACTGTGGTCGTTGGGATTACATCTTCAGCTACATCAAAACGCTGAAGAACCATAAAGACCGCATCCTGCCTGACCGCCATGGGATCGGTATGGATCAAGAGTTCCTAAATGCCTACAGCCAGTTGTTAGTGCGTACTTGTCATGCTCGTGGCGCACTGGCGATGGGTGGTATGTCAGCCTTTATTCCAGCGAAAGACCCGCAAGAAATGGCGCGAGTGACGGCCAAAGTCATTGAAGACAAACAGAGAGAATCTCAAAACGGACACGATGGCACTTGGGTCGCACACCCGGCACTGGTTGATTTAGCGATGTCGATCTTCGATAAGCACCTCGATGGCAAAGTAAACCAAATGGATTTCCAAAGCCCAGAACATGTGATCAACGCCGACACTCTACTCAAGCCTTGTGAGGGCAGTCGCGACGAAGCAGGAGTACGTAAAAATATACGCATCGCGCTGTATTACATCGAAGCTTGGATCCAAGGCTACGGTTGTGTACCTATCTACGGCCTTATGGAAGATGCGGCGACCGCAGAGATCTCGAGAGCCAATATCTGGCAGTGGATCCACCACGGGGTAACGCTCGATGATGGCCAAACCTTTACCAAATCACTATTCCACTCTTGGCTTTACCAAGAGCTAGACACCATAAAACATGAAGTCGGAGACTCGCGCTATGCAGCAGGTCGATTTGAAGAGACAGCTGATCTTTTCTATCAACTTTCTACAGCCGAAGAGTTCGCCGCCTTCCTAACTTTACCCAGCTATGGGCTGTT contains:
- the gcl gene encoding glyoxylate carboligase, giving the protein MAIMKAIEAAVEVLKREGVDIAFGVPGAAINPMYAAMKKLGGIDHVLARHVEGASHMAEGYTRTNQGNIGVCIGTSGPAGTDMITGLYSATADSIPILCITGQAPRARLHKEDFQAVDIESIAKPVTKWATTVLEPAQVPRAFQKAFHLMRSGRPGPILIDLPIDVQLAEIEFDIDTYEPLEPYKPQATRAQVEKALTMMSQSEKPLIVSGGGVINAGASELLQQFAEITGVPVIPTLMGWGSIPDDHDLMAGMVGLQTSHRYGNETMLNSDFVFGVGNRWANRHTGSVDVYTEGRKFVHVDIEPTQIGRVFCPDLGIVSDAKAALELMVEVAQEWRDAGKLPNRNAWASECQERKSTMLRKTNFDEAPMKPMRVYEEMNKAFGRDTCYVSTIGLSQIAAAQFLHVYKPRNWINCGQAGPLGWTTPAALGVRAADPDRDIVAISGDYDFQFMIEELAVGAQFNLPYIHVLVNNSYLGLIRQAQRQFDIDYCVQLAFDNQNAPELEGYGVDHVAVVEGLGCKAIRVREPEQIAAAFEQAKELMNKHKVPVVVELILERVTNIAMGVEINAINEFEPLAESRGDAPTALAYK
- the aceB gene encoding malate synthase A; the protein is MMNDVKEREEVQCMQVLGNMDNSEYKEILSKDALKFLEALVNKFGDRRHALLSDRDTKQAQYDEGELPNFRKDTISIRQNKEWKVATPPPELLDRRVEITGPIERKMVINALNSGAKVFMCCFEDASSPTWANMVEGQINLRDANLGTISYFDEKKQKRYQLNDDPALLIARPRGIHLPEQSIQFNNQPIGGCLMDFALYFFHNYQSRAQQGLGVYYYIPKLESMEEAQWWDDIFSFTENYFQVPKSTIRATVLIETLPAVFQMEEILYAMRDHIVAMNCGRWDYIFSYIKTLKNHKDRILPDRHGIGMDQEFLNAYSQLLVRTCHARGALAMGGMSAFIPAKDPQEMARVTAKVIEDKQRESQNGHDGTWVAHPALVDLAMSIFDKHLDGKVNQMDFQSPEHVINADTLLKPCEGSRDEAGVRKNIRIALYYIEAWIQGYGCVPIYGLMEDAATAEISRANIWQWIHHGVTLDDGQTFTKSLFHSWLYQELDTIKHEVGDSRYAAGRFEETADLFYQLSTAEEFAAFLTLPSYGLLQESS